A region from the Variovorax paradoxus genome encodes:
- a CDS encoding septal ring lytic transglycosylase RlpA family protein yields the protein MPPATEGGPADKDAKLLPLPRQLAVPPGAPARSNVPSVRYDLAVSGTGEPDDGVPGDGGPRDIFERGGASWYGIQFHQRKTASGERFDMMAMTAAHKTLPFNTRVCVRSLVNGSEVLVRITDRGPYAQGRIIDLSRAAAERIGLIGLGIKQVALTIIDREGMRCGGSEVEEGEAQAQAPAPARRQVKVPPRRRR from the coding sequence ATGCCGCCGGCCACCGAGGGCGGGCCGGCCGACAAGGACGCCAAGCTCCTGCCCCTGCCGCGCCAGCTGGCAGTTCCGCCGGGCGCGCCGGCGCGATCGAACGTGCCTTCGGTCCGCTATGACCTCGCGGTATCGGGTACCGGCGAGCCCGACGACGGCGTGCCCGGGGACGGCGGCCCGCGCGATATCTTCGAGCGCGGCGGAGCCTCCTGGTACGGCATTCAGTTCCACCAGCGCAAGACCGCGAGCGGCGAGCGCTTCGACATGATGGCCATGACGGCGGCCCACAAGACCCTGCCGTTCAATACCCGCGTGTGCGTGCGCAGCCTCGTCAACGGCAGCGAGGTGCTGGTGCGCATCACCGACCGGGGGCCTTATGCACAGGGCCGCATCATCGACCTGAGCCGCGCCGCGGCCGAGCGCATCGGGCTGATCGGGCTCGGCATCAAGCAGGTGGCGCTGACGATCATCGACCGCGAGGGCATGCGCTGCGGTGGCTCCGAGGTGGAAGAGGGCGAGGCGCAGGCGCAAGCTCCGGCACCTGCACGTCGCCAGGTGAAGGTGCCGCCGCGCCGCCGCCGATGA
- a CDS encoding 23S rRNA (adenine(2030)-N(6))-methyltransferase RlmJ, which translates to MFSYRHAFHAGNHADVLKHTVLIATLDHLLEKEAALTVVDTHAGAGLYRLDGDYAGTSGEAAEGVLRLLADKKAAASPAPAAKSATKKVAPEAEAPLADAIARYLSVIHDFNPKGGARIYPGSPFIVHHLLRDHDKLKLFELHPTDARTLDANIAQLEAGRQIAVLREDGFGSATKFLPPPSRRALVLMDPSYEIKSDYGRVLDFAAEALKRFATGTYAIWYPIIPRPEAHDLPRRLKTLATKAGKPWLHATLTVKSSKLTTTPTGETQRPGLPASGMFLINPPYTLKPLLAAALPQLVERLAQDRHATFSLDAGG; encoded by the coding sequence ATGTTCAGTTACCGCCACGCGTTCCATGCCGGCAACCACGCCGACGTGCTCAAGCACACGGTCCTGATTGCCACGCTCGACCACCTGCTCGAAAAAGAAGCAGCGCTGACCGTGGTCGACACCCACGCCGGCGCCGGCCTGTACCGGCTCGACGGCGACTACGCCGGCACCAGCGGCGAGGCCGCCGAAGGCGTGCTGCGCCTGCTGGCCGACAAGAAAGCAGCTGCTTCGCCGGCCCCTGCTGCAAAGTCCGCTACCAAAAAGGTAGCACCCGAAGCCGAGGCGCCCCTGGCCGACGCGATTGCACGCTACCTGAGCGTGATCCACGACTTCAACCCCAAGGGCGGCGCCCGCATCTATCCCGGCTCGCCTTTCATCGTGCATCACCTGCTGCGCGACCACGACAAGCTCAAGCTGTTCGAACTGCACCCGACCGATGCCCGCACGCTGGACGCCAACATCGCCCAGCTCGAGGCAGGCCGGCAGATCGCGGTGCTGCGCGAAGACGGCTTCGGCAGCGCCACCAAATTCCTGCCGCCGCCCTCGCGGCGCGCGCTGGTGCTGATGGATCCGAGCTACGAGATCAAGAGCGACTACGGCCGCGTGCTCGACTTCGCGGCCGAGGCGCTCAAGCGCTTTGCCACCGGCACCTACGCCATCTGGTACCCGATCATTCCGCGCCCCGAGGCGCACGACCTGCCACGGCGGCTCAAGACCCTGGCCACCAAGGCCGGCAAGCCCTGGCTGCACGCCACGCTGACGGTGAAGTCGAGCAAGCTGACCACCACGCCGACGGGCGAAACCCAGCGTCCGGGCTTGCCCGCCAGCGGCATGTTCCTGATCAACCCGCCCTATACGCTGAAGCCGCTGCTGGCTGCCGCCCTGCCCCAGCTGGTCGAGCGGCTGGCCCAGGACCGGCACGCCACCTTCTCGCTCGACGCGGGCGGCTAG
- the rpsI gene encoding 30S ribosomal protein S9, whose protein sequence is MIGEWNNGTGRRKSSVARVFLKKGTGKITVNGKDIQEFFGRETSIMIAKQPLVLTNNLEAFDVMVNVNGGGESGQAGATRHGITRALIDYDASLKPALSQAGYVTRDAREVERKKVGLHSARRRKQFSKR, encoded by the coding sequence ATGATTGGTGAATGGAACAATGGCACCGGCCGTCGCAAATCGAGCGTCGCCCGTGTGTTTCTGAAAAAAGGCACCGGCAAGATCACGGTCAACGGCAAGGACATCCAAGAGTTCTTCGGCCGCGAAACCTCGATCATGATTGCCAAGCAGCCCCTGGTGCTGACCAACAACCTCGAAGCTTTCGATGTCATGGTCAACGTCAACGGCGGTGGTGAATCGGGCCAGGCCGGCGCAACGCGCCACGGCATCACCCGTGCGTTGATCGACTACGACGCAAGCCTCAAGCCGGCGTTGAGCCAGGCTGGCTACGTCACGCGCGATGCACGTGAAGTCGAGCGCAAGAAGGTCGGTCTGCACTCTGCACGCCGCCGCAAGCAGTTCAGCAAGCGTTGA
- the rplM gene encoding 50S ribosomal protein L13 has translation MTKTFSAKPADVTHEWFVIDATDKVLGRVASEVALRLRGKHKAIYTPHVDTGDFIVIINAAQLRVTGAKSIDKVYYRHSGYPGGITATNFRDMQNKFPGRALEKAVKGMLPKGPLGYAMIKKLKVYGGAEHPHTAQQPKVLEL, from the coding sequence ATGACCAAAACGTTCAGCGCCAAGCCCGCTGACGTGACGCACGAGTGGTTTGTGATTGACGCGACCGACAAGGTCCTCGGACGAGTAGCCAGCGAAGTTGCTCTCCGTTTGCGCGGCAAACACAAGGCCATTTACACGCCTCACGTCGATACCGGTGACTTCATCGTCATCATCAACGCCGCGCAACTGCGCGTCACCGGCGCCAAGTCGATCGACAAGGTGTACTACCGTCACTCGGGCTACCCGGGCGGTATCACGGCGACGAACTTCCGCGACATGCAGAACAAGTTCCCGGGCCGTGCCCTGGAAAAGGCTGTCAAGGGCATGCTGCCCAAGGGCCCGCTTGGTTACGCGATGATCAAGAAACTCAAGGTGTACGGTGGCGCTGAGCACCCGCATACCGCCCAACAGCCCAAAGTGCTGGAACTGTAA